ATACATCCTTATCGAACTGCGTTGCCCTGCCCTGGACGCTTGGCGTCACGGTGACAGACCGGTTCCCGTCCTTGCTCTCCCAATGCCACACGCTCAAATCCGGCTGCGTCGCCAACGTGAAAATGGGAGCCTCCATACTCGCGCCATCGTCCTTCATGGCGTAATCGAACATGTCACACAGAAAAAAATCCCGCTCGATGTGACGCACCGGCAAGAGCTTTGAGCGGCCGCGTTTGGCGCTGGCCACCTCGATCTTCACGTCAGCGCTTCCAAGAGGCGACGGCGCATCGATCACCGATACCATCGCCGCCAGTTCGTCCGGCGATAACGGCGTATCACTACCGGAATCGAACAATTCCGGCTGCTGCTGATCGAGACGTTCCGCCGCCTTGGCTTGCCTGGAAGCATGCAAGCTGTTTATGGCGTCATTGAGCGTCTTCGTTGATTTCATTGGCCGGATTTTTCAGCGGTAAGTTTCAATTATTACAACGCCTCAATGGTCACGCCATGTTCAACCATGCGGTAAACGGCCATGTTGATGACCGCTGCGCGGGACTGGCCTAGCTTGGCCGCCAGCTCGTCCACGCGCTCAAGCAGCGTCGGCGCAATCGTCAACGTCACTTGCAGCTTTTTACCTTTGCGAACGTACTTCGGCTTGTGCGGCTCTTCCGCCGCTGCGTCTGGTGCGCCGGAAATGAAGGTATCGACACTTGGTTTCGGCTTAGGTCTTGTAATTGACATTTCATTTACTCCAACTTTTAACTACACCATCTTAATATTAAAATAGTGCATTAACAAGTGCATTTAACTCATCCGATGCCTTCTTGTCCTTCGGGCTGATTTCCAGCACGGAAAGCCCCTTCCCCGCTGCGTTGGCAAATATTTTGCGACGGCGGATTGGCGTATTCAGGTACACAAACTGCGGCACGTCGGCCACGGCGGCGGCGGCTTCGGCATTGTCGCCGGACGCCTCGCCTGGATCGGCAAAGTTCAGCACCGCATGGGCGCGCAGCCCATCCCGCACACTGCGGGCCTCATCAACCAGCGACGCAATGTCATTCAGTGCCCACACGTCATAGCTACGCGGCTGGAATGGCACCAGCAACACGTCGGACAGGACAAGGGCGGCGCGTAGCGCCGTCGAGTCCCTACCACCAGCGTCGATGATGATGTCGTCGAATTTCGATGCCTGCTGCTGAACTTGCGCGCGCAAGGTAGGGCCATCCGCATATTGCGCGCATGCGATACCTGGCGCGTGTCCGGCGTCCAAACGAATGCTGATGGCGGTCTGCGCCGTGCCTTGGCGGTCGCCGTCGATCAACCATACATCCCGGCCAGCCAGTGCGCGGGCAATGGCGACATTCAAAGCAAGGGTGGTCTTGCCGACTCCGCCTTTTGTGTTGCCTACCGTCAAAATCATATACAACCTATTTTAATATTAAAGTAGGTGTTTATTATATCGTTACAGTGTATTTAGTCAATTAAAACAACCTCTTTTAACGTTCAACGAACATTGTCATGCCAAGCACAATGACTGCGGCATGGCGGGGAAACGAAGGCGGCGCAACCCATCGTCGAGTGACGCCGCCTTTCGAAATTGACTAATTGGGCTTTTGATTCTTGGTCTCGAACCTTGCTATGTGGCAATCCTGCGCTTGCTTCGCTCCCTCCATCGAGCGCTCGATACGTGATGACAACGTTCCCCACAATTCATACTGCGGCGGGTAGATCTGTTCCAACTCGAACCTTTGGATGCAGACTTTTGCAAGAGCCATGCTTTTATCGGCCAACGTTAAGATCATGTTAAAGATGTTGACTGGCAACTGCCCTTCCCGTCCCCACCAGTCAGACACGAATTTGTGCAAAGCGTGAAGGGAATCGTAAAAGGTAATAAGCGCGGTCGCATCTTCGCCGGGCAAATCCCGGAACTGCGGCGCATTCGGATACAGCACTGGCATATACGGGATGAAATCTTCCTGCAAGTCGTTCGTCTTGGTTTCTTTCCCAGCGGAAGCGATTGCGAAATTCGGGATGGCGCGCTGATGAATGTACAGAACGCGCTCGATAGTCCGATTCAATTCCGGTGCAAGATACCTGCGCGCATCAACTTCCCGTCGCACCTTGTCCTCGGCGTTAGAACGTCGATTATTCAGCTCCGTGACCCATGCCCCCAACAACGAAGCTCCGGCACCGAACAACGCTCCTGAGATCATCGTGACTTTGGTGGATAAGGACAGAACGCCGACCGTAAACAGCGAAGCCGCCAGCACCATATGCGGGTTCTTCCGAACAAAATTGAAGATTGCGGTGACCTTCATTTTTATAAAAAATATCATCGTTGCATTCCGATTTTTCAGATTCCATCGAAAAAATAACACTTATTTTAATATTAAAATAAGTGTTATTTTAATTATTTTAAAGTTTAAAAACATG
The nucleotide sequence above comes from Herbaspirillum sp. RTI4. Encoded proteins:
- a CDS encoding ribbon-helix-helix domain-containing protein; amino-acid sequence: MSITRPKPKPSVDTFISGAPDAAAEEPHKPKYVRKGKKLQVTLTIAPTLLERVDELAAKLGQSRAAVINMAVYRMVEHGVTIEAL
- a CDS encoding AAA family ATPase; translation: MILTVGNTKGGVGKTTLALNVAIARALAGRDVWLIDGDRQGTAQTAISIRLDAGHAPGIACAQYADGPTLRAQVQQQASKFDDIIIDAGGRDSTALRAALVLSDVLLVPFQPRSYDVWALNDIASLVDEARSVRDGLRAHAVLNFADPGEASGDNAEAAAAVADVPQFVYLNTPIRRRKIFANAAGKGLSVLEISPKDKKASDELNALVNALF